One stretch of Acidobacteriota bacterium DNA includes these proteins:
- a CDS encoding response regulator, giving the protein MFNNSSDHSHKTKILVVDDERHIARFLEFILKKEGYDVAVAYSGEQAIEVINRFQPDGLLLDFVLPGMSGLDVINHIRANQAFDNLTIIVLTARSFEDNQGDFLEAGANASCAKPIAPSSLVKILLEFGLPPHKKPIVLTNPETNFEYKRP; this is encoded by the coding sequence ATGTTTAACAACAGTTCGGATCACAGTCACAAAACCAAAATATTAGTTGTCGATGATGAACGTCATATCGCCAGATTTCTGGAATTTATTCTGAAAAAAGAAGGGTACGACGTAGCGGTTGCCTATAGCGGCGAACAGGCGATTGAAGTCATCAATCGTTTCCAACCTGATGGCTTACTTCTCGATTTTGTCTTACCGGGGATGTCCGGTTTGGATGTCATCAATCATATACGCGCGAACCAGGCGTTCGACAACCTCACGATAATCGTTCTAACCGCCCGGTCATTTGAAGATAATCAGGGAGATTTCCTGGAAGCCGGAGCGAATGCCTCGTGCGCCAAACCCATCGCGCCATCATCGCTGGTAAAAATATTACTCGAATTTGGCTTGCCCCCGCATAAAAAGCCGATTGTATTAACCAACCCGGAGACGAATTTTGAGTACAAACGCCCTTAA
- a CDS encoding alkaline phosphatase family protein, protein MKSISIFTFIDAFGWEILQQHHFMDDFLTTKAPLGTVLGYSSTCIPTILTGKMPYEHRHLSFFKYDPENSPFSLCRCLSILPDSITRRGRVRRMMSKVIQKFYGYTGYFQIYNLPFDYLPLFDYSEKRDLYQTGGINDGSPTIFDKLRERNIPFYLSDWRAKEADNLLALERAIDNGGVTFAYVYLAAMDAILHAHGTEAPIVEEKIQWYDRNLRRIVKLAEQKYSQVNLYIFSDHGMTNTTDECNLMARIDKLGLKFGEDYAAMYDSTMARFWFLNDTARTKIIQALQEEPRGRILRENDLNEYGCNFANHEYGDLFFLTNPGVLINPSFMGEARLAGMHGYDALDKDSIAMLASNVSPARMPQRLDGLFQLMKMSVPDLD, encoded by the coding sequence ATGAAATCCATCAGTATCTTTACCTTCATTGATGCGTTCGGTTGGGAAATCTTACAGCAGCACCATTTTATGGATGATTTCCTGACTACCAAAGCGCCGCTGGGAACCGTGCTTGGCTATAGCTCTACCTGCATCCCGACGATATTGACGGGCAAAATGCCATATGAACATCGACACCTGTCCTTTTTCAAATATGACCCGGAAAATTCGCCGTTTTCGTTGTGTCGTTGCTTGAGCATTTTGCCCGATTCGATTACTCGGCGCGGGCGGGTTCGCCGAATGATGAGTAAAGTTATTCAGAAATTTTACGGCTATACCGGCTATTTCCAAATTTACAACCTGCCGTTTGACTATTTGCCCCTGTTCGATTATTCGGAAAAACGAGACCTCTACCAGACAGGTGGAATTAACGACGGCTCCCCAACCATTTTTGACAAACTTCGCGAGCGCAACATTCCGTTCTATCTGTCGGATTGGCGAGCCAAAGAAGCGGATAATTTATTGGCGCTGGAAAGGGCGATTGACAACGGTGGTGTCACCTTTGCGTATGTTTATTTAGCAGCGATGGATGCCATTCTTCATGCTCACGGTACGGAAGCCCCAATCGTCGAAGAAAAGATTCAATGGTATGACCGTAACCTGCGAAGAATCGTCAAACTGGCTGAGCAAAAATATTCCCAAGTCAACCTCTATATTTTTTCAGACCACGGCATGACCAATACCACCGATGAGTGCAATTTGATGGCGCGCATCGATAAACTCGGTTTGAAGTTTGGTGAAGATTACGCCGCAATGTACGACTCGACGATGGCGCGCTTCTGGTTCCTGAATGATACGGCTCGCACAAAAATTATTCAGGCGCTTCAAGAAGAACCGCGAGGTCGAATACTCCGGGAAAATGATTTGAATGAATATGGCTGCAATTTTGCCAATCATGAATATGGCGACCTGTTTTTTTTGACCAACCCCGGTGTGCTCATCAATCCCAGTTTTATGGGGGAAGCACGCCTTGCGGGTATGCATGGCTATGACGCTTTGGATAAGGATTCAATCGCCATGCTTGCAAGTAATGTATCCCCTGCTCGAATGCCTCAACGGCTCGACGGACTGTTCCAGTTGATGAAAATGTCCGTACCGGATTTGGATTAA
- a CDS encoding sugar transferase produces MLEDAYYKTSLIDEVYQRHAGIGLTKNWRFLKKKYVWVTVIASAKILKRAIDIIAAASGLLLLSPVFLFVALSIKLTDRGQILFWQTRVGLWGKEFSFPKFRSMVINAEALKDRLLEQNDHGDGITFKMKKDPRITWIGRIIRKFSIDELPQLWCVLKGDMSLVGPRPPVPREVALYTLADRRRLDVVPGLTCIWQVSGRGDIPFHEQVKLDVQYIESHSVWFDILLLLKTIPAVILGKGAY; encoded by the coding sequence ATGTTGGAAGACGCTTATTACAAAACTTCGCTCATCGATGAAGTTTATCAGCGACATGCAGGAATCGGGTTAACGAAAAACTGGCGATTTCTCAAGAAAAAATATGTGTGGGTTACGGTAATCGCCAGCGCCAAAATCCTGAAACGAGCCATTGATATTATCGCTGCTGCCAGCGGCTTATTGCTGTTATCGCCGGTTTTTTTATTTGTGGCGCTTTCAATAAAACTGACCGATAGAGGGCAGATACTTTTCTGGCAAACTCGTGTGGGGTTATGGGGAAAAGAATTTTCCTTTCCCAAATTTCGTTCCATGGTTATCAATGCCGAAGCTTTGAAAGACCGGTTATTGGAGCAAAATGATCATGGGGATGGCATCACCTTCAAAATGAAAAAAGACCCGCGTATCACCTGGATTGGGCGAATTATTCGCAAATTCAGCATTGATGAATTGCCGCAACTCTGGTGCGTGTTAAAAGGCGATATGTCGCTTGTGGGCCCACGCCCTCCGGTTCCGCGCGAAGTGGCGCTATATACGCTGGCAGACCGCAGACGTCTGGATGTGGTTCCGGGGCTTACCTGCATCTGGCAGGTAAGCGGGCGGGGTGACATTCCCTTTCACGAACAGGTCAAACTCGATGTCCAATATATCGAAAGTCACAGTGTGTGGTTCGATATTTTATTACTTTTGAAAACCATTCCGGCAGTGATTCTAGGTAAAGGCGCTTATTGA
- a CDS encoding sugar phosphate nucleotidyltransferase, with protein MNVKTGIIAAAGSGTRMLPVTLGYPKELLPIINKPALQLIVEEFIDAGLNKVVIVTGANPDPLHRQYDLAAAPPHGKYPALDEFVNKLEGIEIVFEPQKGPYGNGTPLLVARPHIPEGEGFVYAYGDDIIKAKTSFARQLIEKHQQTDAVVVGTQKVAWEDVVRYGIAQIKEGSTENELFDVIEKPAREEAASNLAMFGRFVLSPAIIQILSEIPLGKSNELWLTDSVREYIKRGGKVVAESVKDGEWLTIGDPINYLKTLMEYALSDEEIRKALEPRIHHLLNR; from the coding sequence ATGAACGTTAAAACTGGAATCATTGCAGCGGCTGGCTCGGGAACCCGTATGTTGCCGGTGACTTTAGGCTATCCCAAAGAGTTGCTTCCCATCATCAACAAACCGGCATTGCAACTCATTGTTGAAGAGTTCATTGATGCGGGCTTAAATAAAGTGGTCATCGTTACCGGAGCCAATCCCGACCCTTTGCACAGGCAATATGATTTAGCGGCTGCGCCACCGCACGGCAAATACCCGGCACTGGATGAGTTTGTAAACAAACTCGAGGGGATTGAAATTGTCTTTGAACCCCAAAAGGGACCTTATGGCAATGGCACACCGTTGTTGGTTGCGCGTCCCCATATCCCCGAAGGCGAAGGATTTGTTTACGCTTATGGCGACGACATCATTAAAGCCAAAACTTCGTTTGCCAGACAACTCATCGAAAAACACCAACAAACAGACGCAGTGGTTGTTGGCACACAAAAGGTCGCCTGGGAAGACGTGGTGCGTTATGGGATTGCTCAAATTAAAGAGGGATCCACTGAAAACGAATTATTCGATGTGATTGAAAAACCGGCGCGTGAAGAAGCCGCATCGAATCTGGCGATGTTCGGAAGATTTGTGCTGTCTCCGGCAATCATTCAAATCTTATCGGAAATTCCTTTAGGCAAATCGAATGAATTATGGCTAACCGATAGTGTCCGCGAATACATTAAACGCGGCGGAAAAGTGGTTGCCGAATCGGTTAAAGATGGCGAATGGCTAACCATCGGCGACCCGATTAATTATTTAAAAACCTTGATGGAATATGCGCTTTCCGACGAAGAAATTCGCAAGGCGCTCGAACCCCGAATCCATCATTTGTTGAACCGCTAA
- a CDS encoding SpoIIE family protein phosphatase, whose product MSTNALNTLPDYALAPQTISIRDRFLEEFGGIAEPLAYALGISIGFESNSDWQWLIKNKNCSCLGFKDDSINSFACSTLRKQERLEISFEYSPIGNLLLCFEETQSHLREVFSRLIEKAIEKVAMQNQEESLLEELSISWESLETIYEISTDLRVLKNPRMVLRRIMDKAVSIHENLKAIFWINSEKGLEPVARKHITHIDKRFDGYGLIHKAVEEGKTFIINSISRIDEFRESDPELALATGVLVVPIATRHAVLGAIEIWSEDRSAPVFDSRAKKLIEALTHQGAIVLENERLMQESIENAKLVQEIEIGSKIQQTLLLGKIPENIAGLKISAMSIPSQRIDGDFYDFIKHEENCLDVIVGDVMGKGIPAALLGAGTKNQIMRAAGQLANLQHPSGLPAPEEILRRVHAQLTQQLMEFDSFVTICYARFDTQKQKLCFVDCGHTKTIHYQKNEKQYFMLEGENLPLGIYPNETYKQVEREFRFGDVFIFYSDGVTEAKSPNGEMFGEARLADCIMKFQELSETDLVQAIRKTVIEFTQSEKFADDFTCVAVKIEPASTAEVKHFQESKPQPESHSDRMEIELKSNLQSLKAARKFVEEVSDRLLSLKPESEIVAQLKLAINEAITNIILHAYDSDPNQLIHLEAEYLSGTLGFQIHHLGRHFNPNKVVPPSFDGSRDGGFGLFIIDSIMDSVEYFCDESGKNFIVMKKKIRRNC is encoded by the coding sequence TTGAGTACAAACGCCCTTAATACGCTGCCAGATTACGCCCTTGCGCCGCAAACCATATCTATAAGGGATAGATTTTTGGAAGAGTTCGGTGGCATTGCCGAACCGCTGGCGTATGCGCTTGGGATTAGCATCGGTTTTGAATCCAACTCGGATTGGCAATGGTTGATTAAAAATAAAAACTGTTCATGTCTGGGTTTTAAAGACGACTCCATAAACTCCTTTGCCTGTTCAACCCTGCGAAAACAGGAGCGGCTGGAGATCAGCTTTGAATATTCGCCAATCGGTAACCTGCTTTTATGTTTTGAAGAAACCCAAAGCCATTTGCGAGAGGTCTTTTCACGGCTGATTGAAAAAGCCATTGAAAAAGTCGCGATGCAAAATCAGGAAGAATCACTTCTGGAAGAACTCAGTATCAGTTGGGAAAGTCTGGAAACCATATATGAAATCAGCACCGATTTGCGGGTTTTGAAAAATCCGCGAATGGTATTGCGGCGCATCATGGATAAAGCGGTTTCGATTCATGAGAATTTGAAAGCGATTTTTTGGATTAATTCTGAAAAAGGCTTGGAACCGGTTGCCCGGAAACATATCACTCATATTGATAAACGGTTTGATGGCTACGGTCTCATCCACAAAGCCGTCGAAGAAGGGAAGACGTTCATCATCAATTCGATATCGCGTATCGATGAATTTCGCGAATCCGACCCTGAATTGGCACTGGCAACCGGAGTTCTGGTGGTGCCGATTGCGACTCGTCACGCGGTTTTAGGCGCTATTGAGATTTGGAGTGAAGACCGGAGCGCACCGGTTTTCGATTCGCGGGCAAAAAAATTAATTGAGGCGCTCACGCATCAGGGAGCCATCGTTCTTGAAAATGAACGATTGATGCAGGAATCAATTGAAAATGCCAAATTGGTTCAAGAGATAGAAATCGGTTCCAAAATCCAACAAACCCTATTGCTTGGAAAAATCCCTGAAAATATAGCCGGTTTGAAAATCTCGGCTATGAGTATTCCATCACAACGCATTGACGGGGATTTTTATGATTTTATCAAACATGAAGAAAATTGCCTGGATGTCATTGTTGGAGACGTGATGGGCAAAGGGATACCGGCTGCCCTTCTCGGAGCCGGAACCAAAAATCAAATCATGCGGGCTGCCGGTCAATTAGCCAATTTGCAACACCCCTCGGGACTTCCGGCACCCGAAGAAATCCTGCGTCGGGTACACGCCCAATTAACTCAACAACTGATGGAATTCGATAGCTTCGTTACGATTTGTTATGCGAGGTTTGATACGCAAAAGCAAAAGCTTTGCTTTGTCGATTGTGGGCATACCAAGACCATTCATTATCAAAAAAATGAAAAGCAGTATTTCATGTTGGAAGGCGAAAATTTGCCGCTGGGAATCTATCCCAATGAAACCTACAAACAGGTAGAAAGAGAATTTCGGTTCGGGGACGTTTTCATTTTTTATTCCGACGGGGTAACCGAAGCAAAAAGTCCGAATGGGGAGATGTTTGGCGAGGCTCGCCTGGCCGATTGCATTATGAAATTTCAGGAATTATCGGAAACCGATCTGGTTCAGGCGATTCGCAAAACGGTTATTGAATTTACCCAATCAGAAAAATTTGCCGATGATTTTACCTGTGTAGCCGTGAAAATCGAACCCGCGTCAACAGCAGAGGTCAAACATTTTCAGGAGTCAAAACCACAGCCGGAGAGTCACAGTGACCGAATGGAAATTGAACTCAAATCCAATCTGCAAAGCCTGAAAGCGGCAAGAAAATTTGTTGAAGAAGTAAGTGATAGGTTGCTTTCTTTAAAACCCGAAAGCGAAATCGTGGCACAGTTAAAACTGGCAATCAATGAAGCGATTACCAATATCATTTTGCATGCCTACGATAGTGACCCCAATCAGTTGATTCATCTTGAGGCTGAATATTTATCAGGAACCTTGGGATTTCAAATCCACCATCTAGGACGCCATTTTAATCCGAATAAGGTGGTTCCCCCATCGTTTGATGGCTCGCGTGATGGAGGTTTTGGTTTGTTCATCATCGATTCGATTATGGACTCGGTTGAGTATTTCTGCGATGAGAGCGGAAAAAATTTCATTGTGATGAAGAAAAAAATTAGGAGGAATTGTTAA
- a CDS encoding WecB/TagA/CpsF family glycosyltransferase, which produces MAINRPPKPVINEAYKRELYLQFSRIGILRLRVKRLMRGFTWFFIIQLLSTSKRVVDFNIALLLTILLSPLLIISVLLLKPTGHVLLKTRKLGRWCAPFDEFAFRVPGHLIGRLIRKTGISKLPVLFNIWQGDMSFVGPRAALPGELSPRDKLVRRRYNVRPGLICLWWIRNRANIDYGNEALSDSEYIDNQSLMGDLAIALRAIPAILYGKGVVTAPDQLKILGAKIVNLTMQETVDTILEKLRGHTSNQICFINADCANLAYDDREYLGILNQAELTLADGIGMKLAGKILHQEIKQNVNGTDLFPRLCAALESTDKKIYLLGAKPGIANLVKEWIHSNYPQTMISGCRDGFFSADENEAVVQAIADSGADILLVALGAPKQDKWIHQNLAKTGVKIAMGVGGLFDFYSGRIPRAPQWMREMGLEWFYRFYQEPKRMWRRYFVGNFVFLFRVLKEKFLTKGKSI; this is translated from the coding sequence ATGGCAATCAATCGACCTCCTAAACCGGTGATTAACGAAGCGTATAAACGGGAACTTTATCTGCAATTTTCCCGCATCGGAATTTTGCGATTAAGAGTGAAAAGATTGATGCGGGGTTTCACCTGGTTTTTTATTATCCAATTGCTTTCAACCTCGAAACGTGTGGTCGATTTCAATATCGCTTTGCTACTCACCATCCTCCTTTCACCTTTGTTGATAATCTCCGTGTTACTGCTAAAACCAACCGGACATGTTTTATTGAAAACGCGAAAACTCGGACGATGGTGTGCCCCATTTGATGAATTCGCCTTTCGAGTGCCTGGTCATTTAATCGGACGGTTAATCAGGAAAACCGGCATTTCAAAACTCCCGGTATTATTCAATATTTGGCAGGGGGATATGTCATTTGTCGGACCACGCGCCGCGCTTCCCGGAGAATTAAGTCCGCGCGATAAGCTTGTCAGACGTCGTTACAATGTTCGACCCGGCTTAATTTGTCTCTGGTGGATTCGCAATCGCGCCAATATCGATTATGGCAACGAAGCGCTCTCAGACAGTGAATACATCGACAACCAGAGTTTGATGGGTGATTTGGCGATTGCTTTGCGGGCTATTCCGGCAATCCTTTATGGCAAAGGCGTGGTTACCGCTCCCGACCAATTAAAAATCCTGGGGGCGAAAATTGTTAATCTCACAATGCAAGAGACGGTTGATACCATCCTTGAAAAACTTCGTGGACACACCAGCAATCAAATCTGTTTTATCAATGCCGATTGCGCCAATCTCGCCTATGACGATAGGGAGTATTTGGGAATTCTCAATCAGGCAGAATTGACGCTTGCCGATGGAATCGGGATGAAACTTGCCGGAAAAATTTTACATCAGGAAATTAAACAAAACGTCAACGGTACAGACCTCTTCCCAAGATTATGTGCGGCATTAGAAAGCACCGATAAAAAAATCTACCTGCTTGGCGCAAAACCCGGTATCGCCAATCTGGTCAAAGAGTGGATTCATTCAAATTATCCTCAGACGATGATCAGCGGTTGTCGCGATGGTTTTTTTTCAGCAGATGAGAATGAAGCCGTCGTCCAGGCAATCGCCGATTCCGGAGCCGATATTTTGTTGGTGGCATTGGGCGCGCCCAAACAAGACAAATGGATTCATCAAAATCTCGCTAAAACCGGTGTAAAAATCGCAATGGGCGTTGGCGGGCTGTTTGATTTTTACTCCGGTCGAATCCCGCGCGCGCCGCAGTGGATGCGCGAAATGGGATTGGAATGGTTCTATCGGTTTTACCAGGAGCCGAAAAGAATGTGGCGGCGTTATTTTGTTGGAAACTTTGTTTTCTTATTCCGCGTCCTTAAAGAAAAATTTTTAACCAAAGGAAAATCCATATGA
- a CDS encoding STAS domain-containing protein produces MEPILERVGSVTVVFLPTDTLDASNVKEFKRDVGSVINERKKVVFDLERVNFVDSSGLGAILSCLRQLNAQGGDLKLCSLGKPVRALFELVRMHRIFDIYNCKDEAIRAFEN; encoded by the coding sequence ATGGAACCGATTTTAGAAAGAGTAGGAAGTGTAACAGTGGTGTTTTTGCCAACAGATACGCTGGATGCCAGCAATGTTAAAGAATTCAAACGCGACGTTGGTTCGGTAATTAATGAGCGCAAAAAAGTGGTTTTCGATTTAGAGCGGGTGAACTTTGTTGACAGTTCCGGACTTGGCGCGATTTTGTCCTGTTTGCGGCAATTGAATGCTCAGGGCGGTGATTTAAAACTTTGTTCACTGGGTAAACCCGTGCGCGCGCTTTTTGAACTCGTCAGGATGCATCGCATTTTTGACATCTATAACTGTAAAGATGAAGCGATTCGGGCATTTGAAAATTAA
- a CDS encoding glycosyltransferase yields METWIVMRSHNDMPLVVETLARVKRQNHDFQLLVLDNQSSDGTTQEAEKYAHQLLNIPQGTYVPGRVLNQGMRLTDGEFVVFLNSDCTPQNDRWLEELLKGFHSDKVAAVFGRQIPRTDCQPLYAKDTEDTFGDGERQKYWRHCFSMASSAIRRSVWEKMPFNEQLHYSEDIEWTWRAKQAGYEVEYVPQSVVSHSHNYSLKQFYKRQFGEGRADAAIFAWENWQKSFLRYSLLPFTRQVLSDLQYCLSRREFKSAGFSPFLRMSQLLGRRAGFVTGLKESRH; encoded by the coding sequence ATGGAAACGTGGATAGTCATGCGTTCACATAACGATATGCCGTTGGTTGTGGAAACCCTCGCAAGGGTTAAACGCCAGAATCACGATTTCCAATTGCTGGTTTTGGACAATCAATCAAGCGATGGCACCACTCAGGAAGCAGAGAAATATGCTCATCAATTGCTCAATATCCCGCAAGGAACTTATGTGCCGGGACGTGTGTTGAATCAGGGAATGCGATTAACCGATGGTGAATTTGTAGTTTTTTTGAATTCGGATTGCACGCCGCAAAATGACCGTTGGCTCGAAGAATTACTAAAGGGGTTTCACAGTGACAAGGTTGCGGCAGTTTTTGGACGACAGATTCCGCGAACCGATTGCCAACCTTTATATGCCAAAGACACCGAAGATACGTTTGGCGATGGCGAGCGCCAAAAATATTGGCGTCATTGTTTTTCGATGGCATCTTCGGCTATCAGACGTTCGGTTTGGGAAAAGATGCCGTTTAACGAACAGCTTCACTATTCCGAGGATATCGAGTGGACGTGGCGTGCCAAACAAGCCGGATATGAAGTTGAATATGTGCCGCAATCCGTGGTTTCACATTCACATAATTATTCATTAAAACAATTTTACAAACGGCAATTCGGCGAAGGACGCGCTGATGCGGCAATTTTCGCCTGGGAAAATTGGCAGAAATCCTTCTTGCGATATTCTTTGCTGCCTTTCACCCGACAGGTATTAAGTGATTTGCAATATTGCCTATCCCGACGGGAGTTCAAATCCGCAGGGTTTTCGCCGTTTTTAAGAATGTCGCAATTGCTTGGTCGTCGCGCCGGGTTTGTCACCGGATTAAAGGAAAGCCGGCATTAA